A genomic window from Candidatus Kouleothrix ribensis includes:
- a CDS encoding helix-turn-helix domain-containing protein translates to MERTTSFGYWLRRRRKARDLTQEQLARQAGCAIATIKKIEADERRPSRQLAERFAELLQLAPDERAAFLQAARAELATDQLTIATQPITTPSAPAPAARLPTGTVTFLFTDIEDSTWLWAQHPEGMRAALARHDVLLRGAIEHHGGVVFKTVGDAFYAAFLTATDALAAALDAQRALHAQVWDAFPPDDTQSTITVRMALHTGTAELRDGDYFGHTLNRIARLLTAGHGGQILLSATTWELVRDHLPPDVALRDRGAHWLKSLVRPEQIYQLIAPDLPAEFPPLRTLDHAITNLPSQPTAFIGREKEVAAVRDLFGRDDVRLVTLTGPGGTGKTRLGLRVAAELLDEFPDGVWFVNLAPLSDSSLLAATIAQIFSLREIGGQPIDEVLKHYLRAKRLLLLLDNFEQITAAASLVGELLSAALGLKVLVTSRAPLHLLGEHEHPVPPLGLPNRIQLPDVEQVTQYEAVRLYIERAQTVKPNFVVTNDNAPAVAEICTRLDGLPLAIELAAARIKLFPPQALLARLDKRLQLLTGGARDLPQRQQTIRNTIDWSYQLLDVGEQALFARLGVFVSGCTLEAAEAVCDADGDLPMEIVDGIAALIDKSLLRQEEGVEDEPRFLMLEIIREYALERLEASGEAETMRRHYTTYYLGVAEAAQPQLFYHPESLRWLERLEVEHGNLRAALGWAIERRESDLAVRFGAALGWFWYLRSYWREGLQWLEAALTHSGTDLSPARAYALFHAGLLNLDDGRRAALQEESLALFRKLGDTRGIARVLPWLVDTRSAQGEHARAKALLAESVALGQELGDTVSRTDAIRAMLKLAELQGDYGAMPVLAEEFLALCRQVGEPHRVAYSLNALGETARLLGHDDRAVAAYEEALAMNRVLNNRDMLAAILANMGFVVQRQGDHARAATLFAEALTVNRELELQDGMALPLAGLAGVAAAQLQLERAARLLGAAEGCGEMNNWQMDSTDRADYERIVATTRAQLDEVTFASDWAAGRALTLEQAIAYALDEVDMPAEKPPRAV, encoded by the coding sequence ATGGAGCGCACCACCTCATTCGGCTACTGGCTGCGGCGGCGGCGCAAAGCGCGCGACCTGACCCAGGAGCAACTGGCGCGCCAGGCCGGCTGCGCCATCGCGACGATCAAGAAGATCGAGGCCGATGAGCGCCGCCCCTCGCGCCAGCTCGCCGAGCGGTTTGCCGAGCTGCTCCAGCTTGCGCCCGATGAGCGGGCCGCCTTCCTCCAGGCCGCGCGCGCCGAGCTGGCGACCGACCAGCTTACGATCGCCACGCAACCGATTACGACGCCGAGCGCTCCGGCGCCTGCTGCGCGCCTGCCCACCGGCACGGTCACGTTCCTGTTCACCGACATCGAGGATAGCACCTGGCTCTGGGCACAGCACCCAGAGGGGATGCGCGCGGCCCTGGCGCGTCACGATGTGCTGCTGAGGGGCGCGATCGAGCACCACGGCGGCGTTGTGTTCAAGACCGTCGGTGACGCATTTTACGCCGCCTTCCTCACCGCCACGGACGCCCTGGCCGCCGCGCTGGATGCCCAACGCGCGTTGCACGCGCAGGTATGGGACGCGTTCCCACCAGACGATACCCAATCCACCATCACTGTGCGGATGGCCCTGCACACCGGTACGGCCGAACTGCGCGATGGCGACTACTTCGGCCACACCCTCAACCGCATCGCGCGCCTGCTCACCGCTGGCCATGGCGGGCAGATCCTGCTCTCGGCGACAACCTGGGAGTTGGTGCGCGACCATCTACCGCCCGATGTGGCGCTGCGCGATCGGGGCGCACACTGGCTCAAGAGCCTGGTGCGCCCCGAGCAGATCTACCAGCTGATCGCCCCCGACCTGCCCGCCGAGTTCCCGCCGCTGCGCACGCTCGACCACGCCATCACCAACTTGCCGTCGCAACCCACAGCTTTCATTGGGCGTGAGAAAGAGGTTGCGGCGGTGCGTGACCTGTTCGGTCGCGATGATGTGCGGCTGGTCACGCTCACTGGCCCTGGCGGCACCGGCAAGACCCGCCTCGGGCTGCGGGTCGCCGCAGAACTGTTGGACGAGTTCCCCGACGGTGTCTGGTTCGTCAACCTTGCTCCACTCAGCGACTCCAGCCTGCTCGCCGCAACGATTGCGCAGATCTTCAGCTTACGCGAGATCGGCGGACAACCGATTGATGAGGTCTTGAAGCACTACCTGCGCGCGAAACGGCTGCTGCTGTTGCTCGACAACTTCGAGCAGATCACGGCGGCGGCGTCGCTGGTTGGCGAACTGCTGAGCGCTGCTTTAGGCCTGAAGGTGCTAGTAACCAGCCGGGCGCCGCTGCACCTCTTGGGAGAACATGAGCATCCTGTACCGCCGCTGGGTCTGCCAAACCGTATACAGCTGCCAGACGTAGAGCAAGTCACCCAATACGAAGCCGTACGCCTGTACATCGAGCGAGCGCAGACGGTTAAGCCGAATTTTGTTGTGACCAACGACAATGCCCCGGCGGTAGCGGAGATTTGCACCCGGCTGGATGGCCTACCACTAGCGATCGAGTTGGCCGCCGCACGGATCAAGCTCTTTCCGCCTCAAGCGCTGCTCGCGCGGCTCGACAAGCGGCTGCAGTTGCTGACGGGCGGCGCGCGTGACCTGCCGCAGCGCCAGCAGACCATCCGCAACACGATCGACTGGAGCTACCAACTGCTGGATGTAGGCGAGCAGGCGCTATTCGCGCGCCTGGGCGTCTTCGTGAGTGGCTGCACACTGGAGGCGGCCGAAGCGGTCTGTGACGCCGATGGCGATCTGCCGATGGAGATCGTGGATGGCATTGCCGCGCTCATCGACAAGAGCCTGCTGCGGCAGGAAGAGGGTGTGGAGGACGAGCCACGTTTTCTGATGCTGGAGATCATCCGCGAGTACGCGCTGGAGCGGCTGGAGGCCAGCGGCGAAGCCGAGACCATGCGGCGCCACTACACGACCTATTACCTGGGCGTTGCGGAAGCGGCCCAGCCGCAGCTCTTCTATCATCCTGAATCACTGCGCTGGCTGGAGCGGCTGGAGGTGGAGCACGGCAACCTGCGCGCGGCTCTGGGCTGGGCGATCGAGCGGCGGGAATCGGATTTGGCCGTACGGTTTGGTGCCGCACTGGGCTGGTTCTGGTACCTACGCAGTTACTGGCGCGAGGGCCTCCAATGGCTGGAGGCGGCATTGACCCACAGCGGCACCGACCTTTCGCCAGCGCGGGCGTATGCGCTGTTCCATGCCGGCCTGTTGAACCTGGACGACGGACGTAGAGCGGCGCTCCAGGAGGAGAGTCTGGCCCTATTTCGGAAACTGGGCGACACGCGCGGCATCGCACGCGTTCTGCCATGGCTGGTGGATACACGCTCCGCTCAGGGTGAACACGCGCGAGCCAAAGCCCTGTTGGCCGAGAGCGTGGCGTTGGGGCAGGAGCTGGGCGACACAGTGAGCAGGACAGACGCAATAAGGGCGATGCTTAAGCTCGCAGAGCTGCAGGGCGACTATGGCGCAATGCCAGTGCTGGCCGAGGAGTTCCTGGCGCTGTGCCGGCAAGTCGGCGAACCGCATAGAGTTGCCTATTCGCTCAATGCTCTCGGGGAAACAGCACGGTTGCTAGGCCACGATGATCGCGCTGTAGCGGCGTATGAGGAGGCGCTGGCGATGAACCGTGTGCTGAACAACAGGGACATGTTGGCGGCGATACTGGCGAATATGGGCTTTGTCGTACAACGTCAGGGCGATCACGCGCGGGCGGCAACGCTGTTTGCGGAAGCGTTAACAGTGAATCGGGAATTGGAGCTCCAGGACGGCATGGCACTGCCCCTTGCTGGCCTGGCTGGTGTCGCGGCAGCGCAGCTGCAGCTGGAGCGGGCAGCGCGACTGCTGGGCGCGGCCGAGGGCTGCGGTGAAATGAACAACTGGCAGATGGATTCTACCGATCGCGCCGACTACGAGCGCATCGTCGCCACCACCCGCGCCCAGCTCGACGAGGTGACATTCGCATCAGATTGGGCCGCTGGGCGGGCGCTGACGCTGGAGCAGGCAATCGCCTACGCGCTTGACGAGGTCGATATGCCTGCGGAAAAGCCGCCGCGAGCAGTTTGA
- a CDS encoding histone deacetylase, with product MATALVTTTAHGAHDHRDHVEQAARLAAINRAIDAHRLRTDLLKLDYAPASDTQILAAHQLRVIETVRGAVARGGGWLDQDTYITSGSLEAARLAAGAAVRAVDAVVRGEAGNAFALVRPPGHHATPTRPMGFCLLNNVAIAARHAIMALGLSRVAIVDFDVHHGNGTQDCFYDDGTVLFCSTHASPLYPESGEINESGYEDGYGTTLNVPLPHGSGDQALSLVYDEVILPALHDFAPQLILVSAGYDGHWADPLGPFTLSTSGYAGLTLRLKQLADAICGGRLVMVLEGGYDPAALGECVVASLQVLLGHTHGPDRLGPFDVSEPDITQLIRHIKYHHPIFQGMWGSWM from the coding sequence ATGGCGACAGCGCTTGTTACCACAACAGCGCACGGCGCGCATGATCATCGCGATCACGTCGAGCAGGCCGCCCGGCTTGCGGCGATCAACCGGGCGATCGACGCCCACCGTTTGCGCACCGACCTGCTCAAGCTCGACTACGCACCAGCCAGCGATACCCAGATCCTTGCGGCTCACCAGCTGCGCGTGATCGAGACGGTGCGCGGCGCGGTGGCACGGGGCGGTGGCTGGCTCGACCAGGATACCTACATTACGTCCGGTTCGCTCGAGGCGGCACGGCTGGCTGCTGGCGCGGCAGTGCGCGCGGTCGATGCTGTGGTGCGCGGCGAAGCCGGCAACGCGTTCGCGCTGGTGCGCCCGCCCGGCCATCATGCAACCCCGACCCGCCCGATGGGGTTCTGCCTGCTGAACAACGTCGCCATCGCCGCACGCCATGCAATCATGGCCCTGGGCCTCAGCCGCGTGGCGATCGTCGATTTCGATGTACACCATGGCAACGGCACCCAGGATTGCTTCTACGATGACGGCACCGTGCTGTTCTGCTCGACACACGCATCGCCACTATACCCCGAGAGCGGCGAGATCAACGAGAGCGGCTACGAAGATGGCTATGGCACGACGTTGAATGTGCCGCTACCACACGGCTCCGGCGACCAAGCCCTGAGCCTGGTGTACGATGAGGTGATCCTGCCGGCGTTACACGATTTCGCACCCCAGCTCATCCTGGTGTCAGCCGGCTACGATGGGCATTGGGCCGATCCACTCGGGCCATTTACCCTTTCGACCAGCGGCTACGCCGGGCTGACTCTGCGGCTGAAGCAGCTGGCCGACGCGATCTGCGGTGGCCGGCTGGTGATGGTGCTCGAAGGCGGCTACGACCCGGCTGCGCTCGGCGAGTGCGTGGTCGCCTCGCTCCAGGTGCTGCTGGGCCACACCCATGGCCCCGACCGGCTGGGTCCATTCGATGTATCAGAGCCTGATATCACGCAGCTGATCCGCCATATCAAGTACCACCACCCGATCTTTCAGGGCATGTGGGGCAGCTGGATGTAA
- a CDS encoding CBS domain-containing protein codes for MRAPAVTINLAAPLSEALALMYEHDVRRLPVVVDTGELRGIITQGDIRGAEVLRASGADPFDVANALRQIKVYAVMSEEPLTITPETGLREAAMIMIENKIGGLPVINDEHKVIGIITESDLFEALVQQLDNAANRANN; via the coding sequence ATGCGGGCGCCAGCTGTCACGATCAACCTGGCCGCGCCGCTGAGCGAAGCGCTCGCACTTATGTACGAGCACGACGTGCGCCGGCTGCCGGTGGTGGTCGATACCGGCGAACTACGCGGCATCATCACGCAAGGCGACATCCGCGGGGCCGAGGTGCTGCGCGCCTCCGGCGCCGACCCATTCGATGTTGCAAATGCGCTACGGCAGATCAAGGTATACGCGGTGATGAGCGAAGAGCCGCTCACGATCACGCCTGAGACTGGCCTGCGCGAGGCGGCGATGATCATGATCGAGAACAAGATCGGCGGCCTGCCCGTAATTAACGACGAGCACAAGGTCATTGGCATTATTACCGAGAGCGATCTGTTCGAGGCATTGGTGCAGCAGCTCGACAATGCAGCCAATCGGGCGAATAACTGA
- a CDS encoding OsmC family protein: MATEVAASVTLQEGLHFEGSVATGHRIDLDAPGVVGSAGASPMELVLLGLAGCSAMDVISILRKQRLPVEGLDVHVRGQRRNEHPTVFNSIQIEYVVHGTEIDPALVERAITLSRDRYCPVWAMLGPSVPITPAFRVVSGDLAATPLD; the protein is encoded by the coding sequence ATGGCAACAGAGGTTGCGGCAAGCGTGACGCTTCAGGAAGGCTTGCACTTCGAGGGTAGCGTCGCAACGGGCCATCGGATCGATCTCGACGCGCCGGGCGTGGTTGGTAGCGCGGGGGCATCGCCGATGGAGCTGGTGCTGCTGGGCCTGGCCGGCTGTAGTGCGATGGATGTCATTTCAATCTTGCGCAAGCAGCGTCTGCCAGTCGAGGGGCTTGATGTGCATGTGCGCGGCCAACGCCGTAACGAGCACCCGACTGTGTTCAATTCGATTCAGATCGAGTATGTCGTGCATGGCACCGAGATCGACCCTGCCCTGGTTGAGCGCGCGATCACCCTCTCGCGCGATCGGTATTGCCCGGTTTGGGCCATGCTTGGGCCTAGCGTGCCAATCACACCCGCCTTTCGCGTGGTCAGTGGCGATCTTGCCGCCACACCACTCGATTAG
- a CDS encoding universal stress protein, producing MKTILVPLDGSLLAEQILPYVRVLAPLLDAAVRLVQVAPEPEPESMLAESVTGLYSLADPGARQHVGARAVLDETVACAEAYLAACAARLEAEGLRVSYDVQIGPAADIIVDIAHDPQIKLIAMATHGYSGFRRWALGSVADRVVQVANTPVFLIRATKYTPAKSFKLARVLLPLDGSDLALQALPIARELVCGANAELLLVEAVSATIEAYPSLMPQLAPQGVALGTLHEYASHSLNNLAQHLHDAGVTVTAVVQNGHAAEVIVDESNKRNVSLIVMATHGRGGLRRWAMGSVADKVLHAANVPLVLVRAH from the coding sequence ATGAAGACGATACTCGTTCCGCTTGACGGCTCGCTGCTGGCCGAGCAGATCCTGCCGTATGTACGCGTGCTCGCGCCGCTGCTGGATGCCGCCGTCCGGCTGGTACAAGTGGCGCCCGAGCCCGAGCCTGAATCGATGCTGGCCGAGAGTGTGACCGGGCTGTATAGCCTGGCTGATCCAGGGGCGCGTCAGCATGTTGGCGCGCGCGCCGTGCTTGATGAAACGGTGGCCTGCGCCGAGGCGTATCTCGCTGCGTGCGCCGCACGGCTCGAAGCAGAGGGCCTACGCGTAAGCTATGATGTGCAGATTGGCCCGGCGGCCGACATTATCGTCGATATCGCCCATGACCCACAGATCAAGCTGATCGCAATGGCCACACACGGCTATAGCGGGTTTCGTCGTTGGGCGCTGGGCAGCGTGGCTGATCGGGTCGTGCAGGTGGCCAATACACCGGTGTTTCTCATCCGCGCCACAAAATATACACCGGCCAAGTCGTTCAAGCTGGCACGGGTGCTGCTGCCGCTTGATGGCTCGGATCTGGCGTTACAAGCGCTGCCGATCGCGCGCGAGCTTGTGTGCGGGGCCAACGCCGAGCTGCTGCTGGTCGAGGCTGTATCGGCCACAATCGAGGCCTACCCTAGCCTCATGCCGCAATTGGCGCCGCAGGGTGTGGCACTCGGTACGCTGCACGAGTATGCCAGCCACAGCTTGAACAATCTGGCCCAGCATCTTCATGACGCCGGCGTGACGGTCACCGCAGTCGTACAGAATGGGCACGCTGCCGAAGTCATTGTCGACGAGTCGAACAAGCGCAATGTCAGCCTAATCGTGATGGCAACACACGGCCGTGGTGGGCTACGCCGCTGGGCCATGGGCAGCGTGGCCGACAAAGTGCTGCATGCGGCTAATGTTCCGCTGGTGCTGGTGCGTGCCCACTAG
- the argF gene encoding ornithine carbamoyltransferase, whose product MLHATDVTAPTDLLRIADLTRSQLEQILHLASQMKVRPQKWFKALRGQSLVCFFEKAATRTRISFAVAAYRLGMLPIILSPEVLQVGRREELADTAKALSSYASAIVVRTLAQATLDQLAEAAQVPVINGLSNEHHPCQALADLLTLRERFGRLQGLRLAYFGMGTNIAHSLIEAGALAGMRITIAVPSGYQPDRTIELIAARRAAENGGAINVVTDPFAAIAEADAVYTDVWSLQASKGDQAQRPPDLTPYTINAALLARARPHAVFMHSLPAHRGEEVTADVIDGPASVVWTQSANRMPAEQAAIYLLISGRWDDRNEEERMLA is encoded by the coding sequence ATGCTACATGCGACTGATGTTACCGCCCCGACTGATCTACTGCGGATCGCTGATCTCACGCGTTCACAGCTTGAACAGATTCTCCACCTTGCGTCGCAGATGAAGGTGCGACCACAAAAGTGGTTCAAGGCGCTGCGCGGCCAGAGCCTGGTCTGCTTTTTCGAGAAAGCCGCGACGCGTACGCGGATCTCGTTTGCAGTCGCGGCGTACCGCCTGGGTATGCTGCCGATCATCCTCTCGCCTGAAGTGCTGCAGGTGGGCCGGCGCGAAGAGCTGGCCGACACAGCCAAGGCGCTCTCGAGCTATGCCTCGGCAATTGTGGTGCGTACGTTAGCACAGGCCACGCTCGATCAACTCGCCGAGGCTGCCCAGGTGCCGGTGATCAATGGCCTGTCGAACGAGCACCACCCATGCCAGGCGCTGGCCGATCTGCTGACCCTGCGCGAGCGCTTTGGCCGGCTCCAGGGTTTGCGATTAGCCTATTTTGGGATGGGGACGAACATTGCGCATTCATTGATCGAAGCCGGTGCATTGGCTGGTATGCGCATTACGATCGCGGTACCCTCCGGCTACCAGCCCGATCGCACGATCGAACTCATCGCTGCACGCCGGGCTGCCGAGAATGGCGGTGCGATCAACGTCGTGACCGACCCATTCGCGGCAATCGCTGAGGCCGACGCGGTGTATACCGATGTCTGGTCACTCCAGGCGAGTAAGGGCGACCAGGCCCAACGGCCGCCCGATCTGACACCCTACACGATTAATGCGGCACTGCTGGCGCGTGCCAGGCCGCACGCTGTGTTTATGCATAGCTTGCCGGCACATCGTGGCGAGGAGGTGACGGCCGATGTGATCGATGGCCCAGCCTCGGTCGTGTGGACTCAAAGTGCCAATCGTATGCCGGCAGAGCAGGCTGCGATCTATCTACTGATCAGCGGCCGCTGGGACGATCGAAACGAAGAGGAACGTATGCTTGCATAG
- a CDS encoding response regulator codes for MTRILMVEDDAMIRDMLSRLLSSEGYEVITASDGAHGVLRARVDRPDLIVMDMGLPILNGWQATHRIRSMPVTQTIPIIALTAYAMKEDRRKCLAVGCDEYETKPVDFAQLLKKIQLLLGAPVLS; via the coding sequence ATGACAAGAATTCTCATGGTTGAAGACGACGCGATGATCCGCGATATGCTCTCGCGGCTGCTAAGCTCCGAGGGTTACGAGGTAATAACCGCCAGCGATGGCGCCCACGGAGTGCTGCGGGCCCGTGTGGATCGCCCTGATCTGATCGTGATGGATATGGGCCTGCCGATCTTGAATGGCTGGCAGGCGACCCACCGCATCCGATCGATGCCCGTTACCCAGACCATCCCGATTATCGCGCTCACGGCCTACGCAATGAAAGAGGATCGCCGGAAGTGCCTCGCGGTTGGCTGCGACGAGTACGAAACCAAGCCAGTCGATTTCGCGCAGCTACTCAAGAAGATCCAGCTGCTGCTTGGCGCACCTGTGCTGTCGTAG
- a CDS encoding response regulator: MLTLLNSLRTKMLLATLLFLCVLATALALLVTYGFGETQQNAKQQSISGLQAQGRDSLRALVEREGKLTTTYLQQPAQASRTAARYLQAMAQAGTEMPSTVFAQLTRHPDGHTFDARPSRFSDLFVPNFASLNDPAVQLAIQQSAPLDALAPILLEQNSQAAAIYYVSTSDVSRYYPMGTLEGNAPPDTKLTKEPWFAPTGPAANPQRLTTWSPLYLDGAGNGLMITTCTPIYPSGAFAGVVCLDVTLGHLLDHLTELKLTPSSYAFLTDASGRLIAGPPSAIKELTGFDTIPVPQDRSQPIGLTLADSAISTIVQSDQTDIQTTKIGGKSVFMATAKLNDLDWRLTVVAPIDEVTAESNTVAAAIQDGTATTIRSTILAIIGFFILAIFGAAIFSVRMTRPIAVLVAGTQRVARGDLNTTLPITSSDELGMLACSFNQMIEQLRAQRSTTELARVAAEQANRAKSEFLANMSHELRTPLTAIIGYSDLLGRQVRNSGTMNGTDIDNIRRAGNHLLSLINDILDLSKIEAGKMDLDLEIFKVAPMIDDLVVTAQPLIEKNGNTLVVRCDERAGSMYADITKIRQVLLNLLSNAAKFTENGTITLKISREKFDQQDWMCFKVADTGIGMSTEQIQNLFKAFTQADASTTRKYGGTGLGLALSRRLCILMQGDITVSSEKDVGSTFTIRLPIVLGDKDVDAEVLAAAHDEDLHKLVLAKSNNWIGSLVLVIDDDPAVRDVLSRYLTQEGFLVETAETGEEGQRLVHEIRPDIVILDVFLPGIDGWAVLAALKATPEVADIPVIMLTIAEEKERSISMGAANYLLKPIDRAHLIEILRTHHPVAIDAGMYSDPRLIEVDDL, from the coding sequence ATGCTTACACTGCTGAATAGCCTACGCACCAAAATGCTGCTTGCAACCCTGTTATTCTTGTGTGTTCTCGCAACTGCGCTTGCGCTGCTTGTAACATACGGGTTCGGCGAGACGCAGCAAAATGCCAAGCAACAAAGTATCAGTGGGCTACAAGCTCAGGGGCGCGACTCGCTGCGTGCGTTGGTCGAACGCGAGGGCAAGCTTACAACGACCTACCTCCAGCAGCCGGCGCAGGCCAGCCGCACGGCCGCCAGATATTTACAGGCAATGGCACAGGCTGGTACCGAAATGCCATCGACCGTGTTCGCGCAGCTTACACGCCACCCCGACGGCCACACCTTCGACGCACGGCCATCGCGCTTCAGCGACCTGTTCGTACCCAACTTTGCATCGCTCAACGACCCGGCGGTCCAGCTGGCGATCCAACAGTCGGCGCCGCTGGACGCACTCGCACCAATATTGCTCGAGCAGAATTCGCAGGCTGCCGCGATCTACTATGTCAGCACCAGCGATGTATCGCGCTACTACCCAATGGGCACGCTCGAGGGCAATGCGCCACCCGACACCAAGCTGACGAAAGAACCCTGGTTTGCACCAACCGGCCCTGCAGCTAACCCGCAACGCCTGACGACATGGTCGCCGCTCTATCTCGACGGTGCCGGCAATGGCCTGATGATCACCACATGCACACCGATCTACCCGAGTGGCGCATTTGCTGGAGTCGTGTGCCTCGACGTGACGCTCGGACACCTACTCGATCACCTAACCGAACTGAAGCTCACGCCGAGTAGCTATGCCTTCTTGACGGATGCCTCGGGGCGCCTGATCGCCGGCCCGCCGAGCGCAATCAAAGAGCTGACCGGCTTCGACACCATTCCCGTTCCGCAGGATCGTAGCCAGCCAATCGGGCTTACCCTGGCCGATTCGGCGATCAGCACAATCGTCCAATCGGATCAAACTGATATTCAGACCACTAAGATCGGTGGCAAATCGGTATTCATGGCCACTGCAAAGCTCAATGATCTTGACTGGCGGCTGACTGTCGTTGCACCAATCGACGAAGTTACCGCCGAATCAAACACTGTCGCTGCTGCCATCCAGGATGGTACGGCAACAACCATTCGCTCGACAATTCTTGCGATCATAGGGTTTTTCATCCTGGCAATATTCGGCGCCGCGATCTTCAGCGTGCGTATGACCCGCCCGATCGCCGTGCTGGTAGCCGGTACCCAGCGAGTGGCACGTGGCGATCTCAACACGACCCTGCCGATCACCTCGAGCGACGAGCTAGGCATGTTGGCCTGCTCGTTCAACCAGATGATCGAGCAGTTGCGCGCCCAGCGCAGCACCACCGAGCTGGCACGCGTTGCCGCCGAGCAGGCTAACCGCGCAAAAAGCGAGTTTCTTGCAAACATGAGCCACGAGCTGCGCACCCCGCTCACCGCCATCATCGGCTATAGCGATCTGCTTGGCCGCCAGGTGCGCAATAGTGGCACGATGAACGGTACCGACATCGACAACATCCGCCGGGCTGGTAATCACCTTCTGTCGCTGATCAACGACATCCTCGACCTCTCGAAGATTGAAGCCGGCAAGATGGATCTTGACCTTGAGATCTTCAAAGTCGCGCCAATGATCGATGATCTGGTCGTCACAGCGCAACCACTGATCGAGAAAAATGGCAATACGCTAGTTGTGCGCTGCGACGAGCGCGCCGGCTCGATGTATGCCGACATTACCAAAATACGCCAGGTGCTGCTGAACCTGCTCAGCAACGCTGCTAAATTTACCGAGAACGGCACGATCACCCTTAAGATCAGCCGCGAGAAGTTCGATCAGCAAGATTGGATGTGCTTCAAGGTGGCCGATACCGGCATCGGCATGAGCACTGAGCAAATCCAGAATCTGTTCAAGGCATTCACCCAAGCCGACGCCTCGACGACTCGCAAGTATGGCGGTACCGGCTTGGGGCTGGCGCTGAGCCGCCGCCTATGCATTTTGATGCAAGGCGATATCACCGTCAGTAGCGAGAAAGATGTCGGGTCGACCTTCACCATCCGCCTACCGATTGTACTGGGCGATAAAGACGTCGACGCAGAAGTGCTGGCTGCAGCTCACGATGAGGATCTGCACAAACTTGTGCTGGCCAAATCGAACAACTGGATCGGGAGCCTGGTGCTGGTGATCGATGATGATCCGGCCGTTCGCGACGTGCTCAGCCGCTACCTGACTCAGGAGGGGTTTCTGGTTGAGACGGCCGAGACTGGCGAGGAAGGGCAGCGCCTTGTGCATGAAATTCGGCCTGATATTGTAATCCTTGATGTGTTTTTGCCAGGCATAGATGGCTGGGCAGTTCTGGCTGCACTGAAGGCCACGCCTGAAGTAGCTGATATTCCGGTGATTATGCTGACAATCGCCGAGGAAAAAGAGCGTAGTATCTCAATGGGTGCTGCCAATTATCTGCTCAAGCCAATCGATCGTGCGCACTTGATCGAGATCCTACGGACACATCATCCAGTGGCGATCGACGCCGGCATGTATAGCGACCCCAGGCTGATCGAGGTAGACGATCTATGA